In one Nicotiana tomentosiformis chromosome 6, ASM39032v3, whole genome shotgun sequence genomic region, the following are encoded:
- the LOC104085629 gene encoding 3-hydroxyacyl-[acyl-carrier-protein] dehydratase FERN, mitochondrial, translating to MLIKRILASSISSSYGFSSLSTSSNLLKSGSILKQARTFSDADIIEYSKLTHDANPLHFDAECAKNAGFSDRLVPGMLVASLFPRIIAAHFPGAVYVSQTLHFKLPVYIGDEIIAEVQASSIRQMKNKHIAKLSTKCFKCDGPLVIDGEATAILPSLVMEPTHLASTSS from the exons ATGCTTATAAAACGTATCCTGGCATCTTCTATTTCTTCTTCATATGGCTTTTCATCGTTGTCCACCTCCTCGAATTTGTTAAAAAGCGGAAGCATTTTGAAGCAAGCAAGGACATTTTCAGATGCTGATATTATTGAGTATTCCAAGCTGACACACGACGCCAATCCATTGCATTTTGATGCTGAATGCGCCAAAAATGCTGGTTTTAGTGACCGCCTTGTTCCTGGGATGCTTGTCGCTTCCTTATTTCCTAGGATTATTGCTGCTCATTTT CCAGGAGCTGTGTATGTTTCACAAACCTTGCACTTCAAATTACCTGTTTATATTGGAGATGAGATCATTGCTGAGGTACAAGCATCAAGCATTAGACAAATGAAAAACAAGCATAT CGCTAAACTGTCAACAAAATGTTTCAAATGTGATGGTCCTCTGGTAATTGATGGTGAGGCAACAGCAATTTTACCATCTCTGGTCATGGAACCAACTCACTTGGCAAGTACTTCCAGCTAA
- the LOC104085630 gene encoding ruBisCO large subunit-binding protein subunit alpha-like, which produces MASANAISTASIISSSSKQVGLKGRRVNQLQGQKFNNNKASKSRLVVRANAKEIAYDQKSRSALQAGIDKLVDVVGLTLGPKGRNVVLDDYDTPKVVNDGVTIARAIELPDAMENAGAALIREVASLTNDSAGDGTTTASVLAREIIKRGLLSVTSGANPVSLKKGIDKTVNILIEMLERRARPVKGRDDIKAIASISAGNDDDIGTMIADAIDKVGPDGVLTIESSSSFETTVHVEEGMEIDKGYISPQFMTNQEKLIVEFENARVLVTDQEISAIKDIMPLLEKSTELRAPLLIIAGDLTGEALATLVVNKLRGVLNVAAIRAPGFGQRRKALLQDIAIVTGAEYQATELGMLVENTPVEALGFARKVTISKDSTTILADDASKDEIQTRISQLKKELDMTDSISDSEKLAERIAKLSGGVAVIKVGAATEAELEDRKLRIEDAKHATFAAIEEGIVPGGGAALVHLSTYVPAIKDNLEDPDEKLGADIVQKALVAPASLIAQNAGVEGEVVVEKIKASKWKMGYNAMTDKYENLVEAGVIDPAMVTRCALQNAASVAGVVLTTQAIVVDKYTPKAPAFAPPQGLPM; this is translated from the exons ATGGCATCTGCAAATGCGATCTCCACTGCCTCTATCATATCCTCTTCATCTAAACAG GTGGGTTTGAAGGGTAGAAGGGTGAACCAATTGCAGGGGCAGAAGTTCAACAATAACAAGGCTTCAAAGAGTCGGTTAGTAGTAAGGGCAAATGCTAAAGAAATCGCATATGACCAGAAATCAAGAAGTGCCCTTCAGGCTGGTATTGATAAGCTCGTTGATGTTGTTGGTCTCACTCTTGGTCCTAAGG GGAGGAATGTGGTTTTAGATGACTATGATACCCCGAAGGTGGTTAATGATGGAGTCACGATTGCTCGAGCCATAGAGCTACCTGATGCTATGGAAAATGCAGGTGCCGCCCTTATCAGAGAG GTTGCAAGCCTAACCAATGATTCTGCTGGTGATGGGACAACAACTGCATCAGTTCTTGCCAGGGAAATCATTAAGCGTGGTCTATTAAGTGTTACATCTGGTGCAAATCCAGTGTCTTTGAAGAAGGGTATCGACAAAACTGTAAACATTTTGATTGAAATGCTAGAAAGAAGGGCTAGGCCTGTTAAAGGCCGTGATGACATCAAAG CTATTGCTTCTATCTCTGCTGGAAATGATGATGACATTGGAACCATGATTGCTGATGCAATTGATAAAGTTGGTCCTGATGGTGTTCTAACAATCGAGTCATCCTCTTCCTTTGAAACAACTGTTCATGTTGAAGAGGGAATGGAG ATTGATAAGGGATATATCTCCCCACAATTCATGACCAACCAGGAGAAATTAATTGTAGAATTTGAGAATGCTAGAGTGCTGGTTACAGATCAGGAGATTTCAGCAATCAAGGATATTATGCCCCTCTTGGAGAAGTCAACTGAATTACGAGCCCCTCTGCTCATTATTGCTGGAGACTTAACTGGAGAAGCTTTGGCTACTCTTGTTGTGAACAAGCTGCGAGGTGTACTGAATGTTGCTGCCATCAGAGCACCTGGTTTTGGGCAAAGGAGGAAAGCTCTTCTCCAAGATATTGCCATTGTAACAG GAGCAGAGTACCAGGCTACTGAATTGGGTATGCTTGTTGAAAATACCCCAGTTGAAGCACTAGGTTTTGCTAGAAAGGTGACTATCTCTAAGGACTCAACAACCATTCTTGCTGATGATGCGTCAAAGGACGAGATACAGACTAGGATTTCTCAGCTTAAGAAGGAGTTGGACATGACCGATTCAATATCTGACTCAGAAAAACTTGCTGAGAGAATTGCCAAGTTGTCTGGAGGTGTTGCTGTCATAAAGGTTGGAGCTGCAACAGAAGCTGAGCTCGAGGACCGCAAGCTTCGAATTGAGGATGCGAAACATGCAACTTTTGCTGCAATTGAAGAGGGAATCGTACCTGGTGGTGGTGCTGCTTTGGTTCATCTATCAACTTATGTCCCTGCCATTAAGGACAATCTTGAAGATCCAGATGAGAAGTTGGGGGCTGACATTGTGCAGAAG GCATTAGTAGCTCCGGCATCTTTGATAGCCCAAAATGCTGGGGTTGAAGGGGAAGTAGTTGTGGAGAAGATAAAGGCAAGCAAATGGAAGATGGGTTACAATGCAATGACCGACAAGTATGAGAACTTAGTAGAAGCTGGTGTCATTGATCCAGCCATGGTAACAAGATGTGCCTTGCAGAATGCAGCTTCAGTTGCAGGAGTTGTACTCACTACACAAGCCATTGTCGTGGACAAGTACACGCCTAAAGCACCTGCATTTGCTCCTCCACAAGGACTTCCCATGTAA